The following proteins are co-located in the Calliphora vicina chromosome 2, idCalVici1.1, whole genome shotgun sequence genome:
- the eEF2 gene encoding eukaryotic translation elongation factor 2 — MVNFTVDEIRALMDKKKNIRNMSVIAHVDHGKSTLTDSLVSKAGIIAGAKAGETRFTDTRKDEQERCITIKSTAISMYFEVEDKDLVFITNPDLCEKNSKGFLINLIDSPGHVDFSSEVTAALRVTDGALVVVDCVSGVCVQTETVLRQAIAERIKPILFMNKMDRALLELQLEAEELYQTFQRIVENVNVIIATYNDDSGPMGEVRVDPSKGSVGFGSGLHGWAFTLKQFSEMYSEKFKIDVVKLMNRLWGENFFNAKTKKWQKQKEADNKRSFCMYILDPIYKVFDAIMNYKKEEIPSLLEKIGVTLKHEDKDKDGKALLKVVMRTWLPAGEALLQMIAIHLPSPVVAQKYRMEMLYEGPHDDEAAVAVKNCDPDGPLMMYISKMVPTTDKGRFYAFGRVFSGKVATGQKCRIMGPNYVPGKKEDLYEKSIQRTILMMGRYVEAIEDVPSGNICGLVGVDQFLVKTGTITTFKDAHNMKVMKFSVSPVVRVAVEPKNPADLPKLVEGLKRLAKSDPMVQCIIEESGEHIIAGAGELHLEICLKDLEEDHACIPLKKSDPVVSYRETVFEESNIMCLSKSPNKHNRLLMKACPMPDGLAEDIDNGDVSSKDDFKVRARYLAEKYDYDVTEARKIWCFGPDGTGPNFILDCTKSVQYLNEIKDSVVAGFQWATKEGILADENMRGVRFNIYDVTLHADAIHRGGGQIIPTTRRCLYAAAITASPRLMEPVYLCEIQCPEVAVGGIYGVLNRRRGHVFEESQVVGTPMFVVKAYLPVNESFGFTADLRSNTGGQAFPQCVFDHWQVLPGDPAELSSKPYQIVQDTRKRKGLKEGLPDLNQYLDKL, encoded by the exons GTCAACTTCACCGTAGACGAAATCCGTGCCTTGATGGACAAGAAGAAGAACATTCGTAACATGTCCGTCATTGCTCACGTCGATCATGGCAAATCCACTTTGACCGATTCTTTG GTTTCCAAGGCCGGTATTATTGCTGGTGCCAAGGCTGGTGAGACCCGTTTCACTGACACCCGTAAGGATGAACAGGAACGTTGTATTACCATCAAGTCAAC TGCCATCTCTATGTACTTCGAAGTCGAAGATAAGGATTTGGTTTTCATCACCAATCCCGATTTATGCGAAAAGAACAGCAAGGGTTTCTTGATCAATTTGATCGATTCACCCGGTCACGTTGATTTCTCTTCTGAAGTAACAGCTGCTCTCCGTGTCACCGATGGTGCTTTGGTTGTCGTTGATTGCGTTTCTGGTGTCTGTGTACAAACCGAAACTGTATTGCGTCAAGCTATTGCTGAACGTATCAAGCCAATTTTGTTCATGAACAAGATGGATCGTGCTTTGTTGGAATTGCAATTGGAAGCCGAAGAATTGTACCAAACTTTCCAACGTATTGTTGAAAACGTCAACGTTATCATTGCCACCTACAATGACGATAGCGGCCCAATGGGTGAAGTACGTGTTGATCCCTCAAAGGGTTCCGTAGGTTTCGGTTCCGGCTTGCACGGCTGGGCTTTTACCCTCAAACAGTTCTCTGAAATGTACTCCGAGAAATTCAAGATCGATGTTGTCAAGCTAATGAACCg TCTCTGGGGTGAGAACTTCTTCAACGCCAAGACCAAGAAATGGCAAAAGCAAAAGGAAGCTGATAACAAGCGTTCCTTCTGCATGTACATCTTGGACCCCATCTACAAGGTGTTCGATGCCATCATGAACTACAAGAAGGAAGAAATTCCCTCTTTGTTGGAAAAGATCGGTGTTACCTTGAAACACGAAGATAAGGACAAGGACGGCAAAGCTTTGTTGAAGGTTGTTATGCGTACCTGGTTGCCAGCTGGTGAAGCTTTGCTTCAGATGATTGCCATCCACTTGCCTTCTCCCGTCGTTGCCCAAAAGTACCGTATGGAAATGTTGTACGAAGGTCCTCATGATGATGAAGCCGCCGTTGCTGTCAAGAACTGCGACCCCGATGGTCCATTGATGATGTACATCTCCAAAATGGTACCCACCACCGACAAGGGCCGTTTCTACGCCTTCGGTCGTGTATTCTCCGGCAAAGTAGCCACTGGTCAAAAGTGCCGCATCATGGGCCCCAACTACGTTCCCGGCAAGAAGGAAGATTTGTACGAAAAGTCTATCCAACGTACCATCTTGATGATGGGTCGTTATGTTGAAGCCATCGAAGATGTTCCCTCCGGTAACATTTGCGGTTTGGTCGGTGTTGATCAATTCTTGGTTAAGACCGGTACCATTACCACTTTCAAGGATGCTCACAACATGAAG GTCATGAAATTCTCCGTTTCACCTGTCGTGCGTGTTGCTGTTGAACCCAAGAACCCTGCTGATTTGCCCAAATTGGTAGAAGGTCTTAAGCGTTTGGCCAAATCCGATCCTATGGTACAATGTATCATTGAAGAATCCGGTGAACACATCATTGCTGGTGCCGGTGAATTGCATTTGGAAATTTGCTTGAAGGATTTGGAAGAAGATCATGCTTGCATTCCTTTGAAGAAATCCGATCCCGTTGTATCGTACCGTGAAACCGTTTTCGAAGAATCCAACATTATGTGCCTCTCCAAGTCTCCCAACAAGCACAACCGTTTGTTAATGAAGGCTTGCCCCATGCCCGATGGTTTGGCCGAGGATATTGATAACGGTGACGTCAGCTCCAAGGACGATTTCAAGGTCCGTGCCCGTTACTTGGCCGAGAAATACGACTACGATGTAACTGAAGCTCGTAAGATCTGGTGTTTCGGTCCCGACGGTACCGGCCCCAACTTCATTTTGGATTGTACCAAATCCGTACAATACTTGAACGAAATCAAGGATTCCGTTGTTGCTGGTTTCCAATGGGCCACCAAGGAAGGTATCTTGGCTGATGAAAACATGCGTGGTGTACGTTTCAACATCTATGATGTGACTTTGCACGCTGATGCCATCCATCGCGGTGGTGGTCAAATCATTCCAACCACTCGTCGTTGCTTGTACGCTGCTGCCATCACTGCTTCTCCTCGTTTGATGGAACCCGTGTACTTGTGCGAAATCCAATGTCCCGAAGTTGCCGTCGGTGGCATCTATGGTGTATTGAACAGACGTCGTGGTCATGTCTTTGAAGAATCCCAAGTTGTTGGTACCCCCATGTTCGTCGTCAAGGCTTACTTGCCTGTCAACGAATCCTTCGGCTTCACTGCTGATTTGCGTTCCAACACCGGTGGTCAAGCTTTCCCTCAATGCGTGTTCGATCATTGGCAAGTGTTGCCCGGTGACCCAGCCGAACTCTCCAGCAAACCCTACCAAATTGTCCAAGACACCCGTAAACGTAAGGGTCTTAAGGAAGGTCTCCCCGATCTTAACCAATACCTCGACAAATTGTAA